One window of Cervus elaphus chromosome 6, mCerEla1.1, whole genome shotgun sequence genomic DNA carries:
- the DMP1 gene encoding dentin matrix acidic phosphoprotein 1 gives MTMKTTILLMFLWGLSCALPVARYQNTESKSSEEWKGHLAQTPTPPLESSESSEESKLSSEEQANEDPSDSTESEEVLGLDDQRRPAGGLSRWGGSEGDNKDDDEDESGDDTFGDDDGGPGPEERRSRGDSRLRSDEDSADTTRSREDSAPQGDEGAQDTTRESRDLDREDEGNSRPEGGDSTPDSESEEQWVGGGSEGDSSHGDGSEFDDEGMQSDDPGAYRSERGNSRISRASLKSRESKGDDEEQASRQDSHESPAAGYPRRKFFRKSRLPEEDGRGELDDSRTMEVMSDSTENPDSPEAGLGQSREHSNSESRQESEENHSPEDSQDVQDPSSESSQEVDLPSQENSSESQEEVLHESRGDNPENATSHSRDPQADSESSEEDILDKPSDSESTSTEEQADSESHESLRSSEESPESTEEQNSSSQEGAGTQSRSQESPSEEDDGSDSQDSSRSKEESNSTESVSSSEEEARAKNTEVESRKLTVDAYHNKPIGDQDDNDCQDGY, from the exons GGTCATTTGGCTCAGACACCAACACCACCTTTG gagaGCAGTGAGTCATCAGAAGAAAGTAAACTTAGCTCAGAGGAACAG gCAAATGAAGACCCCAGTGACAGCACAGAATCCGAGGAGGTCCTGGGCCTTGATGATCAGCGTAGACCAGCTGGCGGTCTGTCTCGATGGGGAGGAAGCGAAGGCGATAATAAAGATGACGATGAAGACGAGAGCGGAGATGACACCTTTGGTGATGATGACGGTGGCCCAGGGCCCGAAGAGAGACGATCACGAGGGGACTCCAGGCTTAGAAGCGACGAAGACTCGGCTGACACCACACGATCCAGGGAAGACAGCGCCCCTCAAGGGGATGAGGGGGCCCAGGATACCACCAGAGAGAGCAGGGACCTTGACCGTGAGGATGAGGGGAACAGCAGGCCCGAGGGCGGTGACTCCACTCCAGACAGCGAGAGTGAGGAGCAGTGGGTGGGAGGCGGCAGTGAGGGGGATAGCAGCCATGGGGATGGCTCTGAGTTCGACGATGAAGGGATGCAGAGCGATGACCCGGGCGCCTACAGGAGCGAGAGGGGCAACTCCCGAATAAGCCGTGCCAGCCTCAAGTCAAGAGAATCGAAAGGGGACGATGAGGAGCAGGCAAGCAGGCAGGATTCCCATGAGAGCCCAGCAGCGGGGTATCCCCGCAGGAAATTCTTCAGGAAGTCTCGCCTTCCTGAGGAAGATGGCCGAGGGGAGCTTGACGATAGCCGCACGATGGAAGTCATGAGTGACTCCACCGAAAACCCCGACTCCCCAGAAGCCGGCCTCGGCCAATCCAGGGAACACAGCAACAGTGAATCTCGACAAGAGAGTGAGGAGAACCATTCCCCGGAGGACAGTCAGGATGTCCAAGACCCCAGCAGCGAGTCTAGCCAAGAGGTCGACCTGCCTTCTCAAGAAAACAGCAGCGAATCTCAGGAAGAGGTGCTACATGAGTCCAGGGGTGACAACCCCGAGAACGCCACCAGTCACTCCAGAGACCCTCAGGCAGACAGCGAGTCCAGTGAGGAGGACATATTGGATAAGCCCTCCGATTCAGAGAGCACATCCACAGAGGAGCAGGCTGACAGCGAATCCCATGAGAGCCTCAGGTCCTCGGAGGAGAGCCCGGAGTCCACCGAAGAGCAGAACAGCTCTAGCCAGGAGGGCGCCGGGACCCAGAGCCGGAGCCAGGAGAGCCCGTCTGAGGAAGACGATGGTAGCGATTCCCAGGACAGCAGCAGATCGAAAGAAGAGAGCAACTCGACCGAGAGCGTGTCAAGCAGCGAGGAAGAGGCCCGAGCCAAAAACACTGAGGTAGAAAGCAGAAAATTAACGGTCGACGCTTACCACAACAAACCCATCGGAGATCAGGATGACAATGATTGCCAAGATGGCTACTAG